A genomic window from Helicobacter suis HS1 includes:
- the tmk gene encoding dTMP kinase: MFIAIEGIDTSGKSTQINLLKQTFPNALFTKEPGGTPLGQALREKILDHKLSSHAQFLLFLADRSLHIEEVIKPNSHRLIFSDRSLISGLAYAPCLLQEAIDLHKIHGLLEVIPDLVFVLKLDHTELKKRLDKKTSMDCIEAQGVAFLEHTQKRLLEACQILKLKTYILDASKSPSSIHQSILEKLESLLGSFKHNKLA; this comes from the coding sequence ATGTTTATTGCCATAGAAGGAATTGATACCAGCGGTAAAAGTACCCAGATCAATCTTTTAAAACAAACCTTCCCTAATGCCTTATTCACCAAAGAACCCGGGGGTACACCTCTGGGTCAGGCTTTGCGCGAAAAGATTTTAGATCATAAACTATCTAGCCATGCCCAATTTTTACTCTTTTTAGCAGATAGAAGTTTGCACATAGAGGAGGTGATCAAGCCTAATTCTCACCGATTAATTTTTAGCGATCGTTCTTTAATCTCAGGGCTTGCTTATGCACCTTGTTTGTTACAAGAGGCCATTGATTTACATAAAATACATGGGTTATTAGAAGTGATACCAGATCTTGTTTTTGTTTTAAAACTAGATCATACAGAGTTAAAAAAAAGGCTAGATAAAAAAACTTCTATGGATTGTATTGAGGCTCAGGGAGTGGCATTTTTAGAGCACACACAAAAACGCCTACTAGAGGCATGCCAAATATTAAAGCTTAAAACCTATATCTTAGATGCCTCTAAAAGCCCTAGTAGTATCCATCAAAGTATTTTAGAGAAGTTAGAAAGCCTACTTGGGTCTTTTAAACACAATAAACTTGCTTAA
- the coaD gene encoding pantetheine-phosphate adenylyltransferase: MLKKLAIYPGSFDPITNGHLDIIQRGSELFDNLIVAVAKSSAKCPMFSLANRLKMLQLATAHLHNVKCLAFEGLLVDLAKDHNCRCIIRGLRAVSDFEFELQMCYANKSLNPDLETLYFMPSLQNTFISSSVVRSILSHKGQIKHLVPPAVLEFILKNT; this comes from the coding sequence ATGCTTAAAAAATTAGCCATTTATCCGGGTTCCTTTGATCCAATCACTAATGGGCATTTAGACATTATCCAAAGAGGCAGTGAATTATTTGATAATTTAATAGTGGCGGTGGCTAAATCTAGCGCTAAATGCCCCATGTTTTCTCTTGCTAACCGGTTAAAAATGTTACAACTTGCCACAGCGCATTTACATAATGTCAAATGTTTAGCCTTTGAAGGGTTATTAGTTGATTTAGCTAAAGATCATAACTGCCGGTGTATTATCCGCGGGCTTAGGGCGGTGAGTGATTTTGAATTTGAGTTACAAATGTGCTATGCTAACAAATCTTTAAATCCAGATTTAGAAACATTATATTTCATGCCCTCTTTACAAAATACTTTTATTAGCTCCTCTGTTGTGCGCAGTATTTTAAGCCATAAGGGGCAAATAAAACACCTAGTTCCTCCCGCAGTTTTAGAATTTATCTTAAAGAACACCTAA
- the guaA gene encoding glutamine-hydrolyzing GMP synthase produces MGDVIFVLDFGSQYTQLIARRLREMGVYAEIYPYHCPLETLLAKNPKGFILSGGPASVYDKEAYFCDLKIFQSGLPILGICYGLQLIVKVFGGEVRLAKEQEFGKANLELLDTHALLEGVSGGVVWMSHADYIEVLPVEFKVLAQSENAPFCVIAHKKKAIFGLQFHPEVVHSTQGTQILKNFALKICQCMPSWNMHFFAEQEILKIKKQVGKERVLCAVSGGVDSSVVACLCSQALPGQLEVVFVDHGLLRLGEKDQVIKMFQGLSIPLHVIEASSLFLERLSGVVDPESKRKIIGHTFIEVFEKKAQELRASGKIKFLAQGTLYPDVIESVRIKGPSEVIKSHHNVGGLPEKMDFKLLEPLKELFKDEVRALGLELGLPEFMLKRHPFPGPGLAIRILGAIDSKNLEILREADAIFIKTLQQANLYDQIWQAFCVLLNVRSVGVMGDRRTYENTLALRAVQASDGMSAQCVPLPFTFLEEVASQIINKVKGINRVVYDITSKPPGTIEWE; encoded by the coding sequence ATGGGCGATGTTATTTTTGTTTTAGACTTTGGAAGCCAGTACACCCAGCTTATTGCTAGACGATTACGCGAAATGGGGGTGTATGCAGAAATTTATCCTTATCATTGTCCCCTAGAAACTCTTTTAGCTAAAAACCCCAAAGGTTTTATTTTAAGCGGGGGTCCGGCTAGTGTCTATGATAAAGAGGCTTATTTTTGCGATCTTAAAATTTTTCAAAGTGGCTTACCTATTTTAGGGATTTGTTATGGCTTACAATTAATCGTTAAAGTCTTTGGTGGAGAGGTTAGACTAGCTAAAGAGCAAGAATTTGGCAAGGCCAATTTAGAGCTTTTAGACACGCATGCCTTATTAGAGGGAGTTAGCGGGGGTGTGGTGTGGATGAGTCATGCAGATTATATAGAGGTTTTGCCAGTAGAATTTAAAGTATTAGCACAGAGTGAAAACGCCCCCTTTTGTGTGATTGCGCATAAAAAAAAGGCTATCTTTGGCCTGCAATTCCACCCGGAAGTGGTACACAGCACACAGGGTACACAGATTTTAAAAAACTTTGCGCTTAAGATTTGTCAATGCATGCCTAGTTGGAACATGCATTTTTTTGCAGAGCAAGAAATCTTAAAAATTAAAAAACAAGTGGGCAAAGAGCGGGTTTTATGCGCGGTGAGTGGGGGGGTGGATTCAAGTGTGGTGGCGTGTTTGTGCTCTCAAGCTTTGCCCGGGCAGCTAGAGGTGGTTTTTGTAGATCACGGACTCTTACGGCTAGGGGAAAAAGATCAGGTTATTAAAATGTTTCAAGGGCTTTCTATCCCTTTGCATGTCATTGAGGCTAGTTCTTTATTTTTAGAGCGTTTAAGTGGAGTGGTTGATCCTGAAAGCAAACGCAAAATCATAGGGCATACTTTTATAGAAGTCTTTGAAAAAAAGGCGCAAGAATTGAGAGCTAGCGGTAAAATCAAGTTTTTAGCACAAGGCACTTTATACCCAGATGTGATCGAATCGGTGCGCATTAAAGGACCTTCTGAGGTGATTAAGTCCCATCACAATGTAGGCGGGTTGCCTGAAAAAATGGATTTTAAACTCCTAGAACCCTTAAAAGAACTATTTAAAGATGAAGTACGCGCTTTGGGATTAGAATTAGGTTTGCCAGAGTTTATGCTTAAGCGCCACCCCTTTCCCGGACCCGGGCTAGCGATTCGTATTTTAGGGGCTATAGATTCTAAAAATTTAGAGATTTTAAGAGAAGCCGATGCCATTTTTATAAAGACCTTGCAACAAGCTAATCTTTATGATCAAATCTGGCAGGCCTTTTGTGTGTTATTAAATGTGCGCTCAGTGGGGGTAATGGGCGATAGGCGTACTTATGAAAACACTTTAGCGCTTAGAGCCGTGCAGGCTAGTGATGGAATGAGTGCGCAGTGTGTGCCTTTGCCCTTTACTTTTTTAGAGGAAGTGGCTAGCCAGATTATCAACAAGGTTAAGGGGATTAACCGCGTGGTTTATGACATCACCTCTAAACCCCCGGGAACTATTGAATGGGAATAG
- a CDS encoding outer membrane protein translates to MRKFLLGVPLAFGVMGVLVAEESGVFAGVGYQIGQGRMNTNLYNLPGDYPPGTGSDYKNWQGTNVSWHAKYGNGAMNGFGVMIGQKFFFKVPNAKTKWAGIRYYGFFDYGLADLGPQYSLVNYNQNVVLNMTAYGIGVDALGNFIDRKNASVGVFAGFAIGGNTWQSSALNAWKAAIRAHDPHASLAGLPSHGNFNVWLNFGFRTNIYKHNGVELGIKLPMLVNKFIRTAGLYYSLKRDYSLYLRYIYTF, encoded by the coding sequence ATGAGAAAGTTTCTACTCGGTGTCCCTCTAGCCTTTGGGGTGATGGGGGTTCTGGTGGCAGAAGAGAGTGGTGTATTTGCTGGGGTTGGTTATCAGATTGGGCAAGGTAGGATGAATACCAATCTTTATAACTTACCCGGAGATTACCCTCCAGGAACGGGTTCTGATTATAAGAACTGGCAGGGCACAAATGTAAGCTGGCATGCTAAGTATGGCAATGGGGCTATGAATGGCTTTGGGGTAATGATTGGTCAGAAGTTTTTCTTCAAGGTTCCCAATGCTAAGACCAAGTGGGCAGGTATCCGTTATTATGGCTTCTTTGATTATGGACTTGCTGATTTGGGTCCCCAGTACAGTTTAGTAAACTATAATCAAAATGTCGTCTTAAACATGACTGCTTATGGTATAGGGGTTGATGCTTTAGGTAACTTCATCGATCGTAAAAATGCGAGTGTGGGTGTGTTTGCAGGTTTTGCCATTGGGGGTAATACTTGGCAGTCTAGCGCTCTTAATGCGTGGAAAGCTGCTATCCGTGCCCATGACCCCCATGCTTCTTTAGCAGGCTTGCCTAGCCATGGGAATTTTAATGTGTGGTTAAATTTTGGTTTTCGCACCAATATTTATAAACACAATGGTGTAGAGCTAGGAATTAAACTTCCTATGTTGGTTAATAAGTTTATCCGAACCGCAGGGCTATACTATAGCTTGAAACGCGATTACTCCTTGTATCTAAGATATATCTACACTTTCTAA
- a CDS encoding formyltransferase family protein — MQALLDSLPSSLLKIGILFSGQGSNMQNLIETLHLKPLMRLQNNQPLILKVEICATNNPKAMGIKRCKQLNMPCVVCSNEEELFEILYPCHLVCLAGFNQILSPKFLERFLTINIHPSFLPEHKGKDAIKRSFLSQKGTGVSVHFVEEKVDSGPIILQEALEVKKEESLEDFEKRVHTLEYQLYPQALLKALELRFLT; from the coding sequence ATGCAAGCTTTGCTAGATTCTCTACCCTCCTCTTTGCTCAAAATTGGTATTCTTTTTAGTGGGCAGGGTTCTAATATGCAAAATCTTATAGAAACCCTGCACCTTAAACCCCTTATGCGTTTACAAAACAACCAACCTCTCATCTTGAAAGTAGAGATCTGCGCAACTAATAACCCTAAGGCTATGGGTATCAAGCGCTGTAAACAACTAAATATGCCCTGTGTGGTGTGTTCTAATGAAGAAGAGCTGTTTGAAATTTTATATCCTTGCCACTTAGTTTGTCTAGCAGGTTTTAATCAGATTCTAAGTCCTAAGTTTTTAGAGCGCTTCCTCACAATTAATATCCACCCTTCTTTTTTACCAGAACACAAGGGCAAAGACGCGATCAAACGCAGTTTTCTTAGCCAAAAAGGCACGGGGGTGAGTGTGCACTTTGTAGAGGAGAAGGTAGATAGCGGGCCTATTATTTTACAAGAGGCTTTAGAAGTTAAAAAAGAAGAGAGTTTAGAGGATTTTGAAAAAAGAGTACATACACTTGAATACCAACTCTATCCTCAAGCCCTTTTAAAAGCCCTAGAATTGCGTTTTTTAACATGA
- a CDS encoding cation:proton antiporter has translation MSDLFTLATIAPLIVLAPYMGRLFKMPVAVLEILLGALGVYFGLIKPNHSFSMMAEVGFLFLMFLCGMEVDLYMFKQIKKAVLKRIFGYFAILYITSTLIVLGLHLPALYIIALPIVSLGMIMTLVRDYGKEPPWLDLVLKVGVLGELTSIVLLVVVDGIYLHGLSMNLYRALSVLLVFLLAIASLIKIFGILFWWFPGLKAWIMPSNEANQDIRFTLTLFFILVGIVAWLKLEMVLGAFLAGTLVSTFFPHKHELFDKLNDIGFGFFVPLFFIHVGSTLNLHFVLGNYTIITHACLVMVAMLYLHLSTSFLLFRTYFNSGKNTVLFALSASMPLTFLVTTASVGLRVGAINQDTYYAFLLAAIFEGILFTTIIKMLQKQPLR, from the coding sequence ATGAGTGATCTTTTCACTTTAGCCACCATTGCGCCCTTAATTGTACTAGCGCCTTATATGGGTCGTCTGTTTAAAATGCCGGTGGCTGTTTTAGAAATTTTGCTAGGAGCTTTGGGGGTTTATTTTGGATTGATTAAGCCTAACCATAGTTTTAGTATGATGGCTGAGGTGGGGTTTTTATTTTTAATGTTTCTTTGTGGCATGGAAGTAGACTTATACATGTTTAAGCAGATTAAAAAGGCTGTTTTAAAAAGAATTTTTGGCTATTTTGCTATTTTGTATATCACTTCTACTCTCATTGTTTTAGGCTTGCATCTGCCTGCTCTTTATATTATCGCTTTGCCCATTGTGAGTCTAGGTATGATCATGACTTTAGTACGCGACTATGGCAAAGAACCGCCATGGCTAGATTTAGTGCTTAAAGTTGGGGTATTAGGTGAACTCACTAGCATTGTTTTACTTGTGGTGGTGGATGGGATTTATTTGCATGGCCTTAGCATGAATTTATACAGAGCCCTAAGCGTTTTACTTGTTTTCTTACTTGCTATTGCTAGTCTGATTAAAATATTTGGTATTTTATTTTGGTGGTTTCCGGGGTTAAAAGCTTGGATCATGCCTAGTAATGAGGCCAATCAAGACATCCGTTTTACACTCACCCTTTTCTTTATTTTAGTAGGGATTGTAGCGTGGCTTAAGTTAGAAATGGTGCTAGGGGCCTTTTTAGCCGGTACACTAGTCTCTACCTTTTTCCCCCACAAACACGAATTATTTGACAAACTCAACGATATAGGGTTTGGCTTTTTTGTCCCCCTCTTTTTTATCCATGTAGGCTCAACCCTAAACTTGCATTTTGTACTAGGTAACTACACCATCATCACCCATGCTTGTTTAGTCATGGTTGCCATGCTTTATTTACACCTTAGCACCAGCTTTTTACTCTTTAGGACATACTTTAACAGTGGTAAAAACACAGTGTTATTCGCGCTAAGCGCCTCCATGCCCTTAACCTTTTTGGTTACCACTGCTAGCGTAGGTTTGCGGGTAGGGGCTATCAACCAAGATACTTACTATGCTTTCTTGCTAGCTGCTATCTTTGAGGGGATTTTATTCACCACCATTATCAAAATGCTACAAAAACAACCCCTCCGCTAA
- the uvrA gene encoding excinuclease ABC subunit UvrA, with protein sequence MLDHIKIYGARENNLKNIDLEIPKNKFIVFTGLSGSGKSTLAFDTLYAEGQRRYLESLSSYARQFLDKMGKPAVDKIEGLIPAVAIDQKSTSKNPRSTVGTITEVYDYLRLLFARIGSQHCHNCGAPISSMRVSDILDQIQQDFKQAKILILAPLIEDKKGSFIDTLETLRQKGFVRAQIDGVLVRLDEPLKLAKSKKHTLKVLTDRLEVRTENQARMAHAIEKALAEGFGRVEVLDLESHKSRHYSEHLACFNCKISFEPLEPLRFSFNSPKGACEECLGLGTKLGLDIHKILDPNSPLQEATQILSHNNYYKALFEGFCVANHLDPLKPFNQLSPTQQEAFLYGNGKEISFSWKQKSLERPWLGIVQIAYDIFKDSHDLGQYMGEKICPSCQGHRLKPSSLSVQVAGLNISHFLDMPISAVHAFLKEEGHFNYLNPQERHIATPILKEIMERVFFLVDVGLGYLTLGRDARTLSGGESQRIRIASQIGSGLTGVLYVLDEPSIGLHEKDTLKLIKTLKNLQQKGNTLIIVEHDKETIKQADFVVDIGPKAGKHGGEVIFSGKIEALLKSSHPTALYLQGLKNITRPSHTLKKPVHFLELREVNLHNIKNLQVKIPLSQFVCVTGVSGSGKSSLILQTLLPLAQERLNHAKKGVVSGLCEGLEHLDKVIYLDQAPIGRTPRSNPATYTGVMDDIREYFAQSKEAKILGYSASRFSFNIKGGRCEKCHGEGEIKIEMHFLPDILVQCDSCKGHKYNPQTLAIKIRNKSIADVLAMSVEEALEFFSKIPKIASKLQTLIDVGLGYITLGQSATTLSGGEAQRIKLAKELSRKDTGKTLYILDEPTTGLHFEDIQLLLNVLHSLVELGNSMVVIEHNLDIVKNADYIIDMGPEGGDLGGKIIATGSPSTLAKNHSKTGSYTGKFLAQELGLEIDT encoded by the coding sequence TTGCTAGATCACATTAAAATCTACGGCGCTCGGGAAAATAATCTAAAAAATATTGATCTAGAAATCCCCAAAAATAAATTTATCGTCTTTACGGGTCTAAGTGGATCGGGTAAGAGTACTCTAGCTTTTGATACGCTTTATGCAGAAGGGCAACGGCGCTATTTAGAATCGCTTAGCAGTTATGCGCGCCAGTTTTTAGACAAAATGGGAAAACCCGCTGTGGATAAAATTGAAGGATTGATCCCGGCAGTAGCCATTGATCAAAAAAGCACTAGTAAAAACCCCCGATCGACTGTGGGCACGATCACTGAAGTTTATGATTATTTGCGCCTGCTTTTTGCGCGCATTGGATCACAACACTGCCATAACTGTGGCGCGCCCATTAGTTCTATGCGTGTTAGCGATATTTTAGATCAGATTCAACAAGATTTTAAGCAAGCAAAAATCCTCATTCTTGCCCCCCTTATTGAAGATAAAAAGGGTAGTTTTATAGATACTTTAGAGACCTTGCGCCAAAAGGGTTTTGTACGCGCCCAAATTGATGGGGTTTTAGTGCGCCTTGATGAGCCGCTTAAACTAGCCAAAAGCAAAAAACACACCCTTAAAGTACTCACCGATCGCCTAGAAGTACGCACTGAAAATCAGGCACGCATGGCACATGCTATAGAAAAGGCATTAGCTGAGGGGTTTGGGCGGGTAGAAGTGTTAGATTTAGAGAGCCATAAAAGCCGCCATTACAGCGAACATTTGGCCTGTTTTAATTGTAAAATTAGTTTTGAGCCTTTAGAGCCCCTGCGCTTTTCGTTTAATTCGCCCAAAGGCGCATGCGAGGAGTGTCTAGGGCTTGGTACTAAATTAGGGCTAGATATTCATAAAATTCTTGATCCAAATAGTCCCCTGCAAGAGGCCACCCAAATTCTAAGCCATAACAATTATTATAAGGCGCTTTTTGAAGGTTTTTGTGTAGCTAACCATTTAGACCCCTTAAAACCTTTTAACCAGCTTAGCCCCACACAACAAGAAGCTTTTTTGTATGGCAATGGTAAAGAAATCTCTTTTTCTTGGAAACAAAAGAGTTTAGAAAGGCCTTGGCTTGGCATTGTCCAGATTGCCTATGACATCTTTAAAGATAGCCATGATTTGGGGCAGTATATGGGCGAAAAAATTTGCCCAAGTTGTCAGGGGCATCGGCTTAAACCCTCTTCTTTAAGTGTACAAGTGGCCGGGCTTAATATCTCTCATTTTTTAGACATGCCCATTAGTGCCGTGCATGCTTTTTTGAAAGAAGAGGGGCATTTTAATTATTTAAACCCGCAAGAGAGGCATATCGCTACACCCATTTTAAAAGAAATTATGGAGCGGGTGTTTTTCTTAGTAGATGTAGGGCTAGGCTATTTGACTTTAGGCCGTGATGCGCGCACTTTAAGCGGCGGAGAGAGTCAGCGTATCCGTATTGCTAGCCAGATTGGAAGCGGTTTAACCGGGGTACTTTATGTGCTAGATGAGCCTAGTATTGGTTTGCATGAAAAAGACACCCTTAAGCTGATTAAAACCCTTAAAAATCTCCAGCAAAAAGGCAATACACTTATTATTGTAGAACACGATAAAGAGACGATCAAACAAGCAGATTTTGTGGTAGATATTGGACCAAAAGCGGGTAAACACGGCGGGGAGGTGATTTTTAGTGGCAAGATAGAGGCGCTTTTAAAAAGTAGCCACCCCACCGCTCTTTATTTACAAGGGCTTAAAAACATCACCCGCCCGTCTCATACTCTAAAAAAACCCGTGCATTTTTTAGAGCTTAGAGAAGTTAACCTGCACAACATTAAAAATTTACAGGTAAAGATTCCGCTAAGCCAATTTGTCTGTGTAACGGGGGTGAGTGGGAGTGGGAAAAGCTCTTTAATTTTACAAACTCTCTTGCCCCTTGCACAAGAACGGCTTAATCATGCTAAAAAGGGGGTTGTGAGTGGGCTATGTGAGGGTTTGGAGCATTTAGACAAGGTGATTTATTTAGATCAAGCCCCCATAGGCAGAACCCCAAGAAGTAACCCGGCTACTTATACGGGCGTAATGGATGATATTCGTGAGTATTTTGCCCAAAGCAAGGAGGCTAAGATTTTAGGCTATAGCGCAAGCCGTTTTAGTTTTAATATCAAGGGGGGGCGTTGTGAGAAATGCCATGGCGAAGGGGAAATTAAAATTGAGATGCATTTTTTACCCGATATTTTAGTGCAGTGTGATAGCTGTAAGGGGCATAAATACAACCCCCAGACCCTAGCTATTAAAATCCGCAATAAATCTATTGCTGATGTGCTGGCTATGAGTGTGGAGGAGGCGCTAGAATTTTTTAGTAAAATCCCTAAAATTGCGAGCAAATTACAAACACTAATTGATGTGGGTTTAGGTTATATCACCTTAGGGCAGAGCGCGACTACACTAAGTGGAGGCGAAGCCCAGCGCATTAAACTAGCTAAGGAACTCAGCCGTAAAGACACCGGTAAAACCCTTTATATTTTAGATGAGCCCACAACAGGGCTACACTTTGAAGATATCCAACTTCTTTTAAATGTCTTGCATTCACTCGTAGAGCTGGGTAATTCTATGGTGGTGATTGAACATAATTTAGATATTGTGAAAAACGCGGATTATATTATTGATATGGGCCCTGAGGGGGGGGATTTAGGCGGAAAAATTATCGCCACAGGTTCGCCAAGTACTTTAGCTAAAAACCATTCTAAAACAGGGAGTTATACCGGAAAATTTTTAGCACAGGAATTAGGGTTAGAAATAGACACATAA
- the thiE gene encoding thiamine phosphate synthase, with translation MGIELKGLYAISDEKLTPYHDLPKLLEQAILGGVKLFQLRDKSHSDQNLRGLVNELSFLCTEKNVGFILNDRLELALECGVWGLHLGAKDTPLQEARSLFRGVIGVSCYGDLQRALKVQQMGADYVAFGACFVSQTKPNAPCIDLKILQEARACLKIPICAIGGITPFNVDQLGSVDLVAVVASLWVGDVLKNAQSLSLNSRNSKSF, from the coding sequence ATGGGAATAGAATTAAAAGGGTTGTATGCCATTAGTGATGAAAAGCTCACACCCTATCATGATTTGCCAAAATTGCTTGAACAGGCCATTTTAGGCGGGGTTAAACTTTTCCAGCTTAGAGATAAAAGCCACTCAGATCAAAATTTACGCGGACTAGTTAACGAACTCTCTTTTTTATGCACAGAAAAAAATGTGGGTTTTATTCTGAATGATAGATTAGAGCTAGCGCTAGAGTGTGGGGTTTGGGGATTGCATTTAGGCGCTAAGGATACTCCTTTGCAAGAGGCGCGATCGCTTTTTAGGGGAGTGATTGGTGTCTCTTGTTATGGAGATTTACAAAGAGCTTTAAAGGTACAACAAATGGGGGCAGATTATGTTGCCTTTGGCGCCTGCTTTGTCTCACAAACTAAACCAAATGCCCCCTGTATTGATTTAAAAATTTTGCAAGAAGCCAGAGCCTGTTTAAAAATCCCAATTTGTGCTATTGGAGGAATCACGCCCTTTAATGTAGATCAATTAGGGAGTGTAGACTTAGTGGCGGTGGTGGCGTCTTTGTGGGTAGGAGATGTGTTAAAAAATGCGCAAAGTTTAAGCTTAAACAGCAGAAATTCCAAATCTTTTTAG
- the htpG gene encoding molecular chaperone HtpG yields MSSKHSFQTEINQLLDLMIHSLYSHKEIFLRELISNASDALDKLNYLTLSDEKYKSLEFVPRIDLSFDEKAKTLTIVDNGIGMDEADLISNLGTIAKSGTKSFLSNLSGDQKKDSALIGQFGVGFYSSFMVAHKVVVQSKKALDSQAYAWVSDGKGSYEISPCVKENQGTQITLYLKEEEAKFASRYEIENIVKKYSEHIPFPIFLTYTESKFEGEGENKKEITEEKCTQINSAKALWRMNKSELTEEDYKEFYKSFAHDNSAPMAWIHNKVEGHLEYNTLFYIPSTAPFDLFRVDYQSGVKLYVKRVFITDNDKELLPQYLRFIRGIIDSEDLPLNVSREILQQNKILANIKSASTKKILAEFERLSENEENYKKFYTQFGRVLKEGLHSDFENKDKLLDLLRFTSSSGAEFLSFKSYKENMPADQKSIYYMLGDNLDLLKASPLLEKYAKKGFDVLLMGDEVDSFVIPSIGEYEKVPLKDASATETLKELELAEVSEEEKKEFSPVLQAFKEALKEEIKDVTLAKDLSSAVMLVGEEQSAMMANLMRQMGQDVPSQPKTLELNISHAIIQKLKEIEDKAILSDVAHLLFDSAKLLEKGALKNAKAFSERLNKTILRAF; encoded by the coding sequence ATGTCCTCAAAACATTCGTTTCAAACCGAAATTAACCAGCTTTTAGATTTGATGATTCATTCGCTTTACTCCCATAAAGAAATCTTTTTAAGAGAGCTTATCTCTAATGCCTCTGATGCGCTAGATAAACTCAATTATCTAACCCTGAGCGATGAGAAATATAAATCTCTGGAATTTGTACCCCGCATTGATCTAAGCTTTGATGAAAAGGCTAAAACTTTAACCATTGTAGATAATGGCATTGGCATGGATGAGGCTGATTTGATCTCTAATCTAGGCACGATTGCTAAATCTGGCACTAAAAGCTTTTTATCTAATTTAAGCGGGGATCAAAAGAAAGATAGCGCGTTGATTGGCCAATTTGGGGTGGGATTTTATTCTAGTTTTATGGTGGCTCATAAAGTTGTGGTGCAAAGTAAAAAGGCTTTAGATAGCCAAGCTTATGCGTGGGTGAGTGATGGCAAGGGCAGTTATGAGATTAGTCCTTGCGTTAAAGAAAATCAAGGTACACAAATAACGCTTTATTTAAAAGAGGAGGAGGCCAAGTTTGCGAGCCGCTATGAAATTGAAAATATCGTTAAAAAATACTCTGAGCATATCCCCTTTCCTATTTTTCTAACCTACACTGAGAGCAAATTTGAAGGCGAGGGGGAAAATAAAAAAGAGATCACAGAGGAGAAATGCACCCAAATTAATAGCGCTAAAGCCCTTTGGCGCATGAATAAAAGCGAGCTTACAGAGGAGGACTACAAAGAATTTTATAAAAGCTTTGCCCATGATAATAGCGCGCCTATGGCGTGGATACACAATAAAGTAGAGGGGCATTTAGAATACAATACCCTTTTTTATATCCCTAGCACAGCGCCCTTTGATCTGTTCCGTGTGGATTATCAATCTGGGGTAAAACTTTATGTTAAGCGGGTTTTTATTACTGATAATGATAAAGAACTCTTGCCCCAGTATTTGCGCTTTATCCGCGGGATCATTGATAGCGAGGATTTGCCTTTAAATGTGAGTCGCGAGATTTTACAGCAAAATAAAATCCTAGCCAATATCAAAAGCGCCTCCACTAAAAAAATCCTAGCCGAATTTGAACGCTTAAGTGAGAATGAGGAAAACTATAAAAAGTTTTATACCCAGTTTGGGCGGGTGCTTAAAGAGGGCTTGCATAGCGATTTTGAAAACAAAGATAAACTTTTAGATTTATTGCGCTTTACTAGCTCCAGTGGGGCGGAGTTTCTCTCTTTTAAATCTTATAAAGAAAACATGCCAGCCGATCAAAAGAGCATTTATTACATGTTAGGCGATAATTTAGATTTGCTCAAAGCCTCCCCGCTTTTAGAGAAATACGCCAAAAAGGGTTTTGATGTCTTGCTCATGGGCGATGAGGTGGATAGCTTTGTGATCCCTAGTATAGGCGAGTATGAAAAAGTACCTCTCAAAGATGCCAGCGCCACAGAAACCCTTAAAGAGTTAGAACTAGCAGAAGTCAGCGAGGAGGAGAAAAAAGAATTTAGCCCCGTACTGCAAGCTTTTAAAGAAGCGCTAAAAGAGGAAATCAAAGATGTTACTTTGGCTAAAGATTTGAGTTCTGCGGTGATGTTAGTGGGTGAGGAACAAAGCGCGATGATGGCTAATTTAATGCGCCAAATGGGTCAAGATGTCCCCAGCCAACCCAAAACCCTAGAACTTAACATTAGCCATGCCATTATCCAAAAACTCAAAGAAATTGAGGATAAAGCCATTCTTTCTGATGTAGCCCATCTGCTCTTTGATAGCGCCAAGCTCTTAGAAAAGGGTGCGCTAAAAAATGCTAAAGCCTTTAGCGAGCGACTCAATAAAACCATTTTACGCGCCTTTTAA